The genomic DNA CACATGACGTGACTGAATTCATTTTTTGTCAACAACAGCCTACAGTGGTGGGTTGTTTTTTTGCAATTTTGATCAAGGCCTTAATGTCCAAACCGTGATTCCCCTCACTAAAGCATTTAAACATCATATATATCCTTTTCAAAACCCCCGCTGAGTTGTGGATTAACTCAGCAGGGGTATCAGTTTTTTATCTTACTTTATTGATCAAACTTCAACACACTCAAAGCCCAATCAATCTTGTTCATAATAATATGCATTTAAAGTATATGTTTTAATGGGGGTAATCTGTAATTCATATTTTTCAACTAAATCAGCTAACTCCTGACCATCGATGAGTGTTACCGTATTATTCCCCTGCATCGCCTTAGCTTTAGCTCGGTTGGTGAAATGACTAGTTGTCACAAAGATACCATATTCAGCATTAAAACTATCCATGACGCCCTTAAATTTATCAATTTCAGGCTCGGATACCTGGTCCTGCGTATACCGTTTGCACTGAATTGCCACCCGGCTAGTACGAAATTCGTCGGATTTAAAATAACCAAAGCCATCGATACCGTGATCAGCTGAACGTACCACACCACGATTTTTATCAATGGTCACACCCATTTTTGAAATCAATGCTCGCGAAAAGTTTTCAAACTTTCCAGGATTGAATTTTTTTAAACATTCAATTAAATCACTCTTCCATTGTGATTCATCTGCATCTTGCTGCGACTCTGGATCATCGATTACGACCAGGTCTTCATCCCTATCTGCCAACTTGTCATCAGCTTCCTGCATTGCTGTTAATTTCCGGTGTGCTCTTTCACGTGTCTTTTGATTCCAATAGTTCGTAACTAGTTGGTTTTGTTCAGAGGTCGGATAATGTGATAATGAATCAGTTCTGCCAATACTTGTCAGCGAAACTTCCTTTCCCCATTCTATAGAACTAATATAACCAACTGTAAGTAGATTTTTTAACCCAAAGTTGAAATCGTATAGGAAGGGATTATACGATCGTCCGGTCCGTGCACTGACTTTAGTATCATAGACATCCTCATACTTCAGATTAGCATATTCATTTGCAGCAATTGTCTGGCGGATTATTTTTCGTGAGGCTGTTCCGCCAAGTTCCCGCAGTGCTAAAACAATTGCCTTCTCTACATTCCAACGCTTATAACTCATTTCAAATGCCAACTTTCAAATTTAATACCAACTATTTTTTGACACGGCAAACTGTCAATATTCGGCTTCCAAATTTATTCTATCATGTTTGAATTAGGCTTGCGCTGATTACTGTATCATCTAACCAGCTAAAGTCACGAAAAAACGGCATTCAACTCGAATGTCGTTTTTGTCTTGCCGTGACTACTCGTTTGTTTCAACATCCAATACATGTTTACCCGCCAGCGCACGGCCAAAATCAGTTTCATCAAAATGATCAATGATTTGCTGAAGCGCGGTCGCACTTAAACTGGATCCAAATAACGGACTGCCGGGCTCAGTCATAATACCATTCGCCAGTCGGGGATAGCTAATGGGATCAAACCCAAGCGTCTCCACAAAGTGGGCCACAGTTGCTACGGCTTGGGGCTCATCACCAGCTACCAATAGGGCCTTCCGCGCCGGATCGCCATTAGGTCTGGCGTCTTCTTGCAGATTATGATAACCCATATGATTCAATGTTTTAACCAGATGGCTCCCTTTGAAGTATTGCTGGACTTGTTCGCTGGAGGACGTCTGGGGATCCAGAACTTCTTCCCGTACCCCGTCTGTTTCCCACCAATAATTCATAGCGTCAATTACAAGTTTGCCATCAAGCGCCGTAGCCGGGATTTGCCGGTAACGACTCAGCGGCAATGCTAAAATAATTAACTCACTGTTGGCGATGACATCCTGATTTTCCGACGCAATTGCACCCGGAACCAGTGTTTGAATCGTTAGTTCAATTTTGCTTACTTTGCCAGAGCCTGAAATGCGAACGTTATAACCGGCCGCCAATGCAAGTTCTGCTAAGACAATGCCAACTTTACCGGCGCCGAGAATCCCAACGTTTTTGATTGTCATTTAGTCGTCACCTGCTTCGCTTGTAAAATAGCTTTAACTTGTGGAATCACCTGTGTCGCATACAACTCAATCATTCGTTCACGTTGAGCCGCCGTTTGATTACCGGCCCCGTATACTAAGTCAAAGCGCCCCAGCCCCAGTGTTTCAATCGTCGTCACGATCCGTTGGGCAACCACGCTCGGCGTCCCAACATAAAACGACCCATACTTTGTTTCACGATCAAACTGCTCATGACTCATTGGCGCCCAGCCCCGAGTCAATCCAATGCGATCAAAATTAGCTTTGATATTTTGATAAGCCACCGTCAAGGCCTCATCCTGATCATCCGCAATGAATCCATGTGAATGCACCGCAATCGGATAAGCTGGCTGATTGAATTTTTTAGCGGCTTCATGATACAGTTTGATATACGGTTTAAATCGGTCCGCCCGACCACCGATGATTGCAATGATGACTTTATAGCCAATCTTAGCCGCGCGAATAATTGATTCTGGTGAACCACCAATCCCGATGTAAGTCTCAAGTTCACCAGTAGCCGTCTTTGGATACACGTCTTGATTCGTTAACGGGGCCCGAAACTTACCCGACCAAGTCACTGGTTTTTCCGTTCGCAGTTGGTCATATAGTGCGAGTTTTTCGTTAAATAGGTCATCATAATCCGTCAGATCATAGCCAAATAACGGGAACGATTCGGTAAACGATCCCCGTCCTAACATCACTTGGGCGCGCCCATTAGACAGACCGTCTAACGTTGCAAACCGTTCATAAACCCGAACCGGGTCATCGGAACTCAGCACCGTTACTGCTGACGCTAATTTGATGTGCTGGGTCACGGCAGCGGTGGCTGCCAACACCGTTTCCGGACTTGAGACGCTGTAGTCTGGTCGGTGATGTTCACCAATTCCAAAAATATCCAGCCCATACTGATCCGCTAACTGACCTTCGCGCACGATTTGGCGCAATGACTCGCCCGCCGACTGTAAACTACCATCCGCGTTCGCCACAATATCCCCAAATGTTTCTAACCCAAATTCTAGTTGATTAACATCAATCATTTTAATGGCCCCCATTACTTTCGTTTTGCTTACTTTTAGTAAGTGATTGATGTTAATATAACGTATTCGCGCTTTAAATGCAACTGATAGGTACAGCTTGCTAGTCATCAATCATGATTAAAATAACCTGCTAATTAGATGGGTGCCGATCCGGTAGTCATTCACTGATACAACCATCGGCGGCAGACTAAAAAGAGGTATTCAATTAGAATACCTCTCCATAACTCATCTATAAGTTGATGCGCACAAATAATAATTGCAATACCCCAGCTTAAAACGCAATGCCTAGGCTCGTAACTGCCGCTGCGTCTCATGACGTTGTGCCCATAAGTTGATCACTAAAGCGACAATCATTAATCCGAACGCCACAATCATGATATTTTGTAGTCCTGTGTGTAAGATACCGCGCATCATCGGCACTAGGTGCGCTGGCAACTGGCCCGCCCGACTAGCATCACTCAACTGATTCATCATCGCCATGGTGATTTTACCATCCGATTGTGCCACCCCACTGGTCAACGCTTGGTTCATGATTAGCCCAAAGATAGCCGTGGTAAACGTCTGGCTGAGCATCCGAATCAAATAACTAAACGAGGTCGCCACTGGGATATCACGTTGATCAGCGTCCACTTGCACTTTAACTTGTAATTCATTAAAACAAGCTCCGTTACCCCAGCCCTCAAAGAAACCTGCGAGTAATAAGACCCAGTATG from Lactiplantibacillus paraplantarum includes the following:
- a CDS encoding restriction endonuclease, whose amino-acid sequence is MSYKRWNVEKAIVLALRELGGTASRKIIRQTIAANEYANLKYEDVYDTKVSARTGRSYNPFLYDFNFGLKNLLTVGYISSIEWGKEVSLTSIGRTDSLSHYPTSEQNQLVTNYWNQKTRERAHRKLTAMQEADDKLADRDEDLVVIDDPESQQDADESQWKSDLIECLKKFNPGKFENFSRALISKMGVTIDKNRGVVRSADHGIDGFGYFKSDEFRTSRVAIQCKRYTQDQVSEPEIDKFKGVMDSFNAEYGIFVTTSHFTNRAKAKAMQGNNTVTLIDGQELADLVEKYELQITPIKTYTLNAYYYEQD
- a CDS encoding NADPH-dependent F420 reductase; amino-acid sequence: MTIKNVGILGAGKVGIVLAELALAAGYNVRISGSGKVSKIELTIQTLVPGAIASENQDVIANSELIILALPLSRYRQIPATALDGKLVIDAMNYWWETDGVREEVLDPQTSSSEQVQQYFKGSHLVKTLNHMGYHNLQEDARPNGDPARKALLVAGDEPQAVATVAHFVETLGFDPISYPRLANGIMTEPGSPLFGSSLSATALQQIIDHFDETDFGRALAGKHVLDVETNE
- a CDS encoding LLM class flavin-dependent oxidoreductase, which codes for MIDVNQLEFGLETFGDIVANADGSLQSAGESLRQIVREGQLADQYGLDIFGIGEHHRPDYSVSSPETVLAATAAVTQHIKLASAVTVLSSDDPVRVYERFATLDGLSNGRAQVMLGRGSFTESFPLFGYDLTDYDDLFNEKLALYDQLRTEKPVTWSGKFRAPLTNQDVYPKTATGELETYIGIGGSPESIIRAAKIGYKVIIAIIGGRADRFKPYIKLYHEAAKKFNQPAYPIAVHSHGFIADDQDEALTVAYQNIKANFDRIGLTRGWAPMSHEQFDRETKYGSFYVGTPSVVAQRIVTTIETLGLGRFDLVYGAGNQTAAQRERMIELYATQVIPQVKAILQAKQVTTK